Proteins from one Acetobacteroides hydrogenigenes genomic window:
- a CDS encoding SLATT domain-containing protein, whose translation MEEDNKTIKQWEKGLRIRHVAHSIAFSHYAMLNRVIGLISTLLSALVATAIFTSISQTGNKYWIVIAGLISIITTLTSAATSFLKYGELAAMHNQALASFGKLRRDLELKILEGLSDKDIDKLQEINKKWSELEKSTPAIPNKIYDIAHKKVNKATSKEK comes from the coding sequence ATGGAAGAGGATAATAAAACCATCAAACAATGGGAAAAGGGCTTACGCATCAGACATGTAGCTCACAGCATTGCCTTTTCTCACTATGCCATGCTCAATCGAGTAATTGGACTTATCTCAACCCTACTATCGGCACTAGTTGCCACGGCAATTTTTACCTCCATTTCACAAACCGGAAACAAGTACTGGATCGTCATTGCCGGATTAATCAGCATAATAACCACATTAACATCCGCTGCCACATCATTTTTAAAGTATGGCGAACTAGCAGCCATGCACAATCAGGCCCTAGCTTCGTTTGGCAAGCTAAGGCGCGATCTGGAGTTAAAAATATTGGAAGGGCTATCGGATAAAGACATTGACAAGCTCCAAGAAATTAACAAGAAGTGGAGCGAGCTGGAAAAAAGTACGCCTGCTATTCCTAATAAAATCTACGACATTGCCCATAAAAAGGTCAACAAGGCAACTTCGAAGGAGAAATAG
- a CDS encoding peptidase U32 family protein, which yields MTRKDIEIMAPVGSYESLMTAINAGANSVYFGVEQLNMRSKSSNNFTLDDLRNIASICYENGVKSYLTLNTVMYDHDISMMRKVIDAAKTSEVSAIIASDMAAISYARANDVEVHISTQLNVSNYEALKFYAQFADVVVLARELNMTQVKNIHKQIIAEDLRGPYGEPVKIEMFVHGALCMAISGKCYMSLHENNASANRGACQQTCRKAYVVTEKETGNQLEIDHEYIMSPKDLCTIGFLDKVIGAGVRVLKIEGRARSAEYVKRVVETYNEAVNAILDGTYSKDKIDQWESRLSEVFNRGFWDGYYLGRKMGEWSKVYGSKATKRKVYVGKVTNYFGKLNVAEVQIEAAELHKGDSIVVMGPTTGVVEDVVKEIRVDLEETEKANKGVLCSLPLDKVRRGDKLYKMVNVEEE from the coding sequence ATGACACGAAAAGATATAGAAATAATGGCGCCCGTAGGTAGCTACGAATCGCTAATGACCGCCATTAACGCCGGAGCTAACTCCGTTTACTTTGGCGTGGAACAGCTGAACATGCGTTCAAAGTCTTCAAACAACTTTACGCTCGACGATTTGCGTAACATTGCCTCCATTTGTTACGAGAATGGCGTTAAGTCGTACCTAACGTTGAATACCGTCATGTACGACCACGACATATCGATGATGCGTAAGGTTATTGATGCCGCAAAAACGTCGGAGGTTAGTGCAATTATCGCTTCGGATATGGCTGCAATCTCCTATGCTCGTGCCAACGATGTGGAGGTTCACATATCAACCCAGCTAAACGTAAGCAACTACGAGGCTTTAAAGTTCTATGCCCAGTTTGCTGATGTGGTGGTGCTCGCCCGCGAGCTCAACATGACCCAGGTGAAGAACATCCACAAGCAAATTATTGCGGAAGATCTTCGTGGACCATACGGCGAGCCTGTAAAAATTGAGATGTTTGTGCATGGTGCGCTTTGTATGGCCATTTCGGGTAAGTGCTACATGAGCCTACATGAGAATAACGCCTCTGCCAACCGAGGTGCCTGCCAGCAAACCTGCCGAAAAGCCTACGTGGTTACCGAAAAGGAAACAGGAAATCAGCTAGAGATCGACCACGAGTACATAATGTCTCCAAAAGATCTTTGCACCATCGGTTTTCTTGATAAAGTTATCGGAGCTGGTGTAAGGGTATTAAAGATAGAAGGTAGAGCACGTTCGGCCGAGTACGTTAAGCGTGTTGTGGAAACCTACAACGAGGCGGTAAATGCCATTCTTGATGGAACCTATTCAAAGGATAAAATTGACCAATGGGAAAGCCGTCTATCCGAAGTATTTAACAGAGGTTTTTGGGATGGGTACTATCTTGGCCGAAAAATGGGAGAATGGAGCAAAGTATACGGTTCTAAGGCAACCAAAAGAAAGGTATACGTAGGCAAAGTAACCAACTACTTTGGCAAACTTAACGTTGCTGAAGTACAGATTGAAGCTGCCGAACTTCATAAAGGTGATAGCATTGTAGTTATGGGTCCAACAACAGGTGTTGTTGAAGACGTAGTTAAAGAAATAAGAGTAGATTTAGAAGAAACAGAAAAGGCCAACAAAGGAGTTCTCTGTTCGCTACCTTTAGACAAAGTTCGTCGTGGCGATAAGCTCTACAAAATGGTCAATGTAGAAGAAGAGTAG
- a CDS encoding GIY-YIG nuclease family protein: protein MKGYMYILECANGLYYTGSTNDIERRLSEHQNGEGANFTKKNLPVKLVYFEEFNRIDEAYYREKQIQNWSHKKKKALIESKPQNLHDLAICQNKSHFRNRE from the coding sequence ATGAAAGGATACATGTACATCCTCGAATGCGCCAACGGGCTATACTATACCGGAAGCACAAACGATATTGAAAGAAGGCTGTCCGAGCATCAGAATGGAGAAGGCGCGAACTTCACCAAGAAGAACCTACCCGTAAAGCTGGTGTACTTCGAGGAGTTTAACCGAATCGATGAGGCCTACTATAGGGAGAAGCAGATCCAGAACTGGAGCCATAAGAAGAAAAAGGCGCTTATTGAGAGTAAACCTCAAAACCTTCATGATTTAGCAATCTGCCAAAATAAAAGCCATTTTAGGAATAGGGAGTAG
- a CDS encoding YceI family protein, whose translation MRRIVHFIPALVLLLILCTQSAFAQVRYTIKTQKVEIVGTSNIHDWTASVGKLSGISDFYVENNTITGIKSAVVDVDANSLAGSKGSIMDKKIKECFDSENYPRIKFVLSKINGVQTSGNVSTINLTGNITIKTTTIPVDFVVKATTQGNGDIEVRTSRRIKMSDFNLKPPTALLGTLKTANDVTLNIYLLLKK comes from the coding sequence ATGAGGAGAATAGTCCACTTCATTCCCGCACTTGTACTGCTCTTAATACTATGCACCCAGTCTGCTTTTGCACAGGTTCGATATACGATAAAAACTCAAAAGGTGGAAATCGTAGGAACTTCGAACATTCACGATTGGACTGCATCGGTCGGAAAGCTTTCTGGCATCTCCGATTTTTATGTTGAGAACAATACGATAACAGGAATAAAATCAGCAGTAGTAGATGTCGACGCCAATTCTCTTGCTGGCTCAAAGGGTAGCATTATGGACAAAAAAATAAAGGAATGCTTTGATTCCGAAAACTACCCCCGAATCAAGTTTGTACTATCAAAAATAAATGGCGTTCAAACTTCCGGAAATGTATCAACCATAAACCTTACGGGCAATATCACCATTAAGACAACAACTATTCCGGTTGATTTCGTAGTTAAAGCAACTACACAGGGCAATGGCGACATTGAGGTGCGTACATCAAGACGAATCAAGATGAGCGACTTTAACCTAAAGCCACCAACTGCGCTGCTTGGAACGCTTAAAACGGCCAACGATGTAACATTAAACATCTACCTACTTCTTAAGAAGTAG
- a CDS encoding DUF4982 domain-containing protein translates to MNMRRSLTFILLLLAYGSTSLAQTEVKELSLWKFSRADNASASRADFDDSYWETVKIPHDWAIYGPFDKEIDKQVVRIEQNNEKVATEKTGRTGALPFIGVGWYRTTLDLPVFSNDKQALITFDGAMSNAEVFVNGVKVGNRPYGYSYFYFDISSYLQAGKKNVVAVRLENQPFSSRWYPGAGLYRKVRVIVKNRENFKHWGHFITTPSVSDNIARVNIRSQVQGENLTVKATIRDAKGNTVAEKVSSERFGNEIEQNITVKNPNLWSPETPYLYTAELKLYQGNALKDSEVVRFGIRQISYSAAKGFELNGKVTKFKGVCLHHDLGPIGTAVNRAALKRQLTILKDMGCNAIRSSHNMPSIEQLELCDEMGFLFLAESFDEWKKPKVKNGYNLYFDEWAEKDVENLVRATKNHPCIVMWSAGNEVPDQWGSDGVKRLKWLQDIFHREDPTRPVTVGMDQVKAVMESGFGAILDIPGLNYRVHLYDEAYQRFPQGILLGSETASTVSSRGIYKFPVVSKPDKTYPDLQCSSYDLEFCDWSNIPEDDFIQQDDKPWVIGEFVWTGFDYLGEPTPYDNYWPSRSSYFGICDLAGLPKDRFYLYRSRWNTKDTTLHILPHWNWEGREGQTTPVFVYTSYNSAELFVNGKSQGIQKKSTQSKLNRYRLMWMDVKYEPGTLKVVAYDDKGKPAAEKTVVTAGKPHHIKLEADRQTITANGEDLCYVTATIVDKQGNPCPNASNRLYFKVKGTGKYRAACNGDATSLEVFHKPTMKAFSGKLVVLVQSSTQAGNMELTVSGDELKEGKLTISTIKE, encoded by the coding sequence ATCAACATGAGACGAAGTCTTACTTTTATCCTGCTGCTGCTAGCTTACGGTTCAACATCTTTGGCGCAAACCGAAGTTAAGGAGCTGAGCTTATGGAAATTTTCTAGAGCAGATAATGCATCCGCCTCACGAGCTGATTTCGACGACTCGTACTGGGAGACGGTAAAGATACCCCACGATTGGGCGATTTACGGTCCTTTTGATAAGGAGATCGATAAGCAGGTTGTCAGGATAGAGCAGAACAACGAGAAGGTGGCTACGGAAAAAACGGGTAGAACGGGAGCTTTGCCTTTTATCGGGGTGGGCTGGTACCGAACCACGCTAGATCTACCTGTATTCAGCAACGATAAACAGGCACTGATCACCTTTGACGGAGCCATGAGCAATGCCGAGGTGTTTGTAAATGGCGTAAAAGTTGGAAATCGACCTTACGGCTACAGCTACTTCTACTTCGATATCTCAAGCTACCTACAAGCGGGCAAGAAGAACGTAGTTGCGGTCCGGCTCGAAAACCAACCCTTTTCGTCCCGGTGGTATCCGGGCGCAGGATTGTACCGCAAGGTTAGGGTAATCGTCAAGAATCGGGAGAACTTTAAGCATTGGGGACATTTTATCACAACGCCATCCGTTTCCGATAACATCGCCAGGGTAAACATCCGCTCGCAGGTTCAGGGCGAAAACCTTACGGTAAAAGCAACGATTAGGGATGCCAAAGGCAATACGGTAGCCGAAAAAGTTTCGTCGGAAAGATTCGGCAACGAAATAGAGCAGAACATTACCGTTAAGAATCCCAATCTATGGAGCCCCGAAACGCCCTACCTATATACAGCCGAGCTAAAGCTCTACCAGGGTAATGCGCTAAAAGACTCGGAGGTTGTCCGATTCGGGATACGCCAGATCAGCTACAGCGCCGCCAAGGGGTTCGAGCTTAACGGTAAGGTAACAAAGTTCAAAGGGGTGTGCTTGCATCACGACTTAGGTCCCATTGGTACCGCAGTAAACCGGGCGGCTCTCAAACGACAGCTAACCATCCTGAAGGATATGGGCTGTAACGCCATTCGTTCGTCGCACAACATGCCCTCCATCGAGCAGCTGGAGCTATGCGACGAAATGGGCTTCCTGTTCCTAGCCGAGAGCTTCGACGAATGGAAAAAGCCAAAGGTAAAGAATGGCTACAACCTGTACTTTGACGAATGGGCAGAAAAAGACGTGGAGAACCTGGTACGCGCCACCAAAAATCATCCCTGCATTGTAATGTGGAGCGCCGGTAACGAGGTGCCAGATCAGTGGGGCAGCGACGGAGTAAAAAGGCTAAAGTGGCTTCAGGATATTTTCCATCGCGAAGACCCAACTAGACCCGTAACCGTGGGGATGGATCAGGTTAAGGCGGTAATGGAAAGCGGCTTTGGCGCTATATTGGACATTCCGGGCCTAAACTACCGCGTGCACCTCTACGATGAAGCTTACCAAAGATTTCCTCAGGGGATTCTTTTGGGATCTGAAACAGCATCGACGGTAAGCTCGAGGGGCATCTACAAATTTCCGGTTGTAAGCAAACCAGATAAAACCTATCCCGACCTACAGTGCTCTTCCTACGACCTAGAATTCTGCGATTGGTCGAATATCCCAGAAGATGACTTCATTCAGCAGGATGACAAACCTTGGGTTATCGGCGAATTTGTATGGACGGGCTTCGACTACCTAGGAGAGCCAACACCCTACGACAACTACTGGCCTTCGCGAAGCTCCTACTTTGGCATCTGCGACCTTGCAGGCTTGCCTAAAGATAGGTTCTACCTATACCGTAGCCGTTGGAACACAAAAGACACTACTTTACACATTCTTCCCCACTGGAACTGGGAAGGACGCGAGGGTCAGACAACTCCAGTTTTCGTATACACAAGCTACAACAGCGCCGAACTCTTTGTTAACGGGAAAAGCCAGGGGATACAAAAAAAGAGTACCCAATCGAAGCTAAACCGTTACCGGTTGATGTGGATGGATGTGAAGTACGAGCCGGGAACATTAAAAGTGGTGGCCTACGACGATAAGGGAAAACCCGCTGCCGAAAAAACAGTGGTAACAGCAGGCAAACCCCATCATATTAAGCTCGAAGCCGACAGGCAAACGATCACCGCAAATGGCGAAGACCTATGCTACGTAACCGCTACCATTGTCGATAAGCAGGGTAACCCCTGCCCCAACGCCTCCAACAGGCTATACTTTAAGGTAAAGGGCACCGGCAAATACAGGGCCGCTTGCAATGGCGATGCAACCTCGCTGGAGGTGTTCCACAAGCCCACCATGAAGGCCTTTAGTGGCAAGCTAGTTGTCTTGGTTCAGTCATCGACCCAAGCAGGAAATATGGAATTAACGGTTTCGGGTGATGAGCTCAAGGAAGGTAAGCTAACAATATCAACCATAAAGGAATAA
- a CDS encoding aminotransferase class I/II-fold pyridoxal phosphate-dependent enzyme, giving the protein MNYSILLIDPEAKRLREVASLLEKQGMNMLTAKNVAEAEQHLLNDGSIQAVLTSWKVPISDSDKSYVVGEELFKHISKIRFEVDIFLLTNKTAGEIYTTGGLLSGYFYRGDNDYEEIASKIHSVVYNGKIRAPFFDALVDYSNTTRDSWHTPGHAGGFSVKNSPWVKDFYEFFGHNMFASDLSVSVPALDSLLEPKGVIKEAQELAARAFGSRYTFFATNGTSTSNKILIQTLLKPGDAILLDRNCHKSVHYGVIISGAEPIYLMPSVNNKYGIFGPIPKKQIIEKMDKAIADGKKLKAIILTNCTYDGLIYDIADIVKEAHNRDIKIIVDEAWFGYAHFHPEFAPCAMEAGADYATQSTHKTMSAFSQASMIHVQDPDFEKNREFFTENLNMHTSTSPQYTMIASLDIARKQMVLEGYSLLSNALKLSEMLKKSINSLKKFRVLELEDLISEEVKNDNIRLDKTKVTIDVTNSGYTAHEVERILMTKHNIQVEKTTFNTLTLLITIGTTQSKINRLYFALESIERMSGNQPEAAVNEIWKDFKLKLSPIKYLPRFAFYTDGELMPLRNAIGRICATMIVPYPPGIPFLVPGQLITEEIVNALQVYRDYNVEIHGLNEGLIKVCTPEEERMLTDKGHSVVQ; this is encoded by the coding sequence ATGAACTATTCCATCCTTTTAATTGATCCGGAAGCTAAACGCCTCCGCGAAGTTGCCTCGCTGCTCGAAAAGCAAGGTATGAATATGCTTACCGCAAAAAATGTTGCCGAAGCGGAGCAACACTTGCTCAACGATGGCTCCATTCAAGCCGTTCTTACCTCTTGGAAAGTTCCGATAAGCGATAGCGATAAATCGTACGTTGTTGGAGAGGAACTGTTCAAGCATATCAGCAAGATCCGATTCGAAGTAGATATCTTTCTGCTCACTAATAAAACGGCAGGCGAAATATATACCACCGGAGGGTTACTCAGCGGCTACTTCTACCGTGGCGATAACGACTACGAAGAAATTGCCAGCAAAATTCATAGCGTGGTTTACAACGGAAAAATCAGGGCACCATTCTTTGATGCGCTAGTCGACTACTCTAACACCACTCGCGATTCGTGGCATACTCCTGGTCATGCTGGCGGTTTTTCGGTAAAGAACTCTCCTTGGGTAAAGGACTTTTACGAATTCTTTGGTCACAACATGTTTGCATCAGACCTATCGGTGTCGGTACCGGCGCTCGATTCGCTGCTCGAGCCCAAAGGCGTTATCAAAGAGGCGCAGGAGCTGGCGGCCCGTGCATTCGGATCGCGCTACACCTTCTTTGCCACCAACGGAACGTCTACTTCCAATAAGATACTGATACAAACCTTACTTAAACCAGGCGATGCCATCCTACTCGACCGCAACTGTCACAAGTCTGTTCATTACGGAGTGATTATCAGCGGTGCTGAACCTATTTATTTAATGCCATCAGTTAATAATAAATACGGCATATTTGGGCCAATCCCGAAAAAACAGATTATCGAAAAGATGGATAAGGCAATTGCCGATGGTAAAAAACTGAAAGCAATAATTCTTACCAATTGCACTTACGATGGTTTAATTTACGATATAGCTGATATAGTAAAAGAAGCTCACAATAGGGACATTAAGATTATTGTTGATGAAGCTTGGTTTGGTTATGCCCATTTCCACCCCGAGTTTGCACCTTGCGCGATGGAAGCAGGTGCCGATTATGCCACCCAATCGACGCATAAAACCATGTCGGCTTTTAGCCAAGCATCGATGATTCATGTTCAAGATCCGGATTTCGAGAAAAACCGCGAGTTCTTCACCGAAAACCTCAACATGCATACCTCAACATCGCCACAGTACACCATGATTGCTTCGCTCGACATCGCTCGCAAACAGATGGTACTCGAAGGATATTCGCTACTATCGAATGCGTTAAAACTATCGGAGATGCTAAAGAAATCTATTAACTCACTCAAGAAGTTTAGGGTATTGGAACTAGAGGACCTAATTTCTGAGGAAGTCAAGAATGATAACATCCGACTAGACAAAACTAAGGTTACAATCGACGTTACCAACTCGGGCTACACGGCCCACGAGGTGGAGCGCATCCTTATGACCAAGCATAACATACAAGTAGAAAAAACAACCTTCAACACACTCACGCTACTCATTACCATCGGAACAACACAAAGTAAAATTAACCGCCTATACTTTGCACTCGAAAGCATCGAGCGTATGAGCGGAAATCAACCTGAAGCAGCCGTAAACGAAATATGGAAAGACTTTAAGCTTAAACTCTCACCAATTAAGTACCTACCTCGCTTCGCCTTCTATACCGATGGAGAACTCATGCCATTACGCAATGCCATCGGGCGAATTTGTGCTACCATGATAGTTCCTTATCCTCCAGGAATTCCATTCCTTGTTCCTGGTCAACTTATTACCGAAGAAATTGTTAATGCTCTTCAAGTATACAGAGACTATAATGTAGAAATACATGGGTTAAATGAAGGACTTATAAAGGTATGCACTCCAGAAGAGGAAAGAATGCTCACAGACAAAGGTCACTCAGTAGTGCAGTAG
- a CDS encoding ferredoxin: protein MKKIVLTPLECIGCGNCMDIAAAYFVMDENGKANLYGGRPEKDSTVTELFPDDDDVLSSAIASCPSRCILVIK from the coding sequence ATGAAAAAAATTGTGCTAACTCCTCTCGAATGCATTGGATGCGGAAACTGCATGGATATTGCAGCAGCCTACTTTGTAATGGACGAAAATGGCAAAGCAAATCTCTATGGAGGACGCCCCGAAAAAGATTCGACAGTCACGGAACTCTTTCCTGACGATGATGACGTACTATCATCGGCCATTGCTAGCTGCCCATCACGATGTATCTTAGTGATAAAGTAA
- a CDS encoding Na+/H+ antiporter NhaC family protein — MEYGFLSLLPALVTIVVAFATRKVTWALFLGVVVGSFVVAPSFTAFPKELLHYVLLCFSNFERNMIILFILAVGALLELLRFSGAFEKFAEYIIHYLDKPKKTRVSTFFISLFLFFDDYASILISATSMRSVAAKQRIPKVYLTYLIDNTATIASAAVVSTWAAYEGSLMVDAGKPFGLEISSTEYLVKMIPYNLFIYLLLFFAFISAFSGKWLGKRMKSGAQSRIEEMQNINPKVSHKTFIYPIIMLVILAIVGIIVAGIIALKIKGGGNFTPIDIIGEAPTIEVLLGATLATIIYSSTILFKDKIINIKSFFSSSKSGIMHMLPTALIILWATGLTEVSATLNTGGYIVSLLEPFITASMIPSIVFLMALLISVATGFCWSSMAITMPIAFGMAMGLGGGGEMVYIVSGAVIGGSIAGDLLIPYSDITILGASSMGVSSINHVKSHFKQVMTVIVVSFVGFWALAMSVPATVVLLLSAAILYGIHVIWAKPI, encoded by the coding sequence ATGGAGTACGGTTTTCTATCGCTCCTTCCTGCTTTAGTTACCATTGTGGTTGCATTTGCAACACGAAAGGTAACCTGGGCGCTTTTCTTGGGTGTTGTAGTAGGTAGCTTTGTTGTTGCCCCATCGTTTACCGCATTCCCAAAGGAGCTACTACATTACGTTTTACTATGCTTTAGCAACTTCGAACGCAACATGATAATTCTCTTTATTCTAGCAGTTGGGGCACTACTAGAATTACTGCGCTTTAGCGGTGCATTCGAAAAGTTTGCTGAGTACATCATTCACTATCTCGACAAGCCTAAAAAGACACGAGTTTCAACATTTTTTATCAGCCTGTTCCTATTTTTCGACGATTATGCGAGCATCCTGATTAGTGCCACTTCAATGCGGTCGGTAGCCGCCAAGCAGCGTATCCCAAAGGTATACCTAACCTACCTGATTGATAATACTGCAACCATCGCCTCTGCTGCAGTAGTTTCTACTTGGGCTGCCTACGAGGGTTCGCTCATGGTTGATGCTGGAAAACCCTTTGGCTTGGAAATATCATCTACTGAATATTTGGTAAAGATGATTCCATATAACTTATTCATATACCTACTATTGTTTTTTGCATTTATATCGGCATTTTCAGGAAAATGGCTGGGCAAAAGAATGAAATCTGGAGCACAATCACGCATTGAAGAGATGCAAAACATCAACCCCAAAGTATCCCACAAAACCTTTATCTACCCAATTATAATGCTGGTTATACTAGCTATAGTAGGAATAATAGTAGCAGGAATCATTGCTCTTAAGATAAAAGGAGGAGGGAACTTTACGCCTATCGATATTATTGGTGAAGCACCAACAATAGAGGTACTGTTAGGTGCTACTCTTGCAACAATCATTTACTCTTCAACTATACTTTTTAAAGACAAGATTATCAATATAAAATCTTTTTTTAGTTCATCTAAAAGTGGAATAATGCATATGCTACCAACTGCATTAATTATCCTTTGGGCAACAGGACTAACCGAAGTTTCTGCAACACTCAATACAGGAGGATACATAGTATCTCTTCTTGAACCTTTCATCACCGCATCAATGATTCCATCGATTGTATTTTTGATGGCGCTACTAATTAGTGTAGCAACAGGATTCTGCTGGAGTTCTATGGCAATCACCATGCCAATAGCTTTTGGAATGGCCATGGGATTAGGCGGCGGAGGCGAAATGGTTTATATTGTCTCGGGTGCAGTGATTGGCGGATCTATTGCTGGAGACCTGCTAATTCCCTACTCAGATATCACGATACTTGGTGCATCGTCAATGGGAGTATCATCCATCAACCACGTAAAGTCACATTTTAAGCAGGTAATGACGGTGATAGTTGTATCGTTTGTTGGTTTTTGGGCTTTAGCAATGAGCGTTCCTGCAACGGTGGTACTACTGCTAAGTGCTGCAATACTATATGGGATTCATGTCATTTGGGCAAAACCAATATAA
- a CDS encoding coproporphyrinogen-III oxidase family protein yields MISDVIRRKISQKLTGEREIKFQNTIPDDYSIARNIHELDKIGLYLHIPFCNQICPYCPYNKEIFRDDMAKKYAKAVIKEVEKYADMMDGKPISSFYIGGGTPTSMLGNGLGDILDAIYKNFNMQCSIHIESHPNHLSNENLNTLKALGVKYLSVGVEALQDRHLKALERPYSVSEVKDIMERAVAKDFECVNIDYIFDLPGQTTAEVEQAVYDMVKLGVNQAATYPLFRFPYTRFGREVTQNKNAAATILRRRKFLKVIEDIFYDSGFYRSSVWAFTQKGVDKYCSVTVPSYLGLGASGGSYLKDIFYVNTFNVAEYVKAIDSNTSPIALSVNLSEKSQMAGWLYWRIYETKFRKSDFERRFNRSFDEKYGTYMKLLNKVGFLDYRNDLIELTDKGTYWIHAFEDFFSISYISKLWGTSKINPWPEKVIL; encoded by the coding sequence ATGATTTCAGATGTAATACGAAGAAAAATAAGCCAAAAGCTAACTGGTGAGCGCGAAATAAAGTTTCAGAACACTATTCCTGATGACTATTCTATAGCAAGAAATATTCATGAACTTGATAAAATTGGATTGTACCTGCATATTCCTTTTTGCAACCAGATATGCCCGTATTGTCCATACAACAAAGAGATATTCCGGGATGATATGGCTAAAAAATATGCAAAAGCCGTAATAAAAGAGGTTGAAAAATATGCCGATATGATGGATGGCAAACCGATATCGAGCTTTTACATTGGAGGTGGCACACCAACTTCCATGTTGGGCAACGGTCTTGGGGATATTCTTGATGCCATTTATAAGAATTTTAATATGCAGTGTTCCATTCACATTGAAAGCCACCCCAACCATCTTAGTAATGAAAACCTGAATACCTTGAAAGCACTAGGTGTTAAATACCTTAGCGTTGGTGTCGAAGCTCTTCAGGACAGGCATTTGAAAGCGTTGGAAAGACCGTATAGCGTTAGCGAGGTCAAAGATATTATGGAAAGAGCTGTCGCCAAAGATTTCGAGTGTGTAAACATCGATTATATCTTCGACCTACCTGGTCAAACTACAGCAGAAGTTGAACAGGCTGTATACGACATGGTCAAACTTGGAGTTAATCAAGCGGCTACATACCCGCTGTTTCGTTTCCCATACACGCGATTTGGGCGGGAAGTCACTCAAAACAAGAATGCAGCGGCAACAATTCTACGGAGAAGAAAATTCCTAAAGGTGATAGAAGATATTTTTTACGATTCTGGCTTCTATCGATCGTCTGTATGGGCGTTTACTCAAAAGGGGGTTGACAAATATTGTTCAGTCACTGTTCCTTCTTACCTAGGACTAGGTGCCAGTGGCGGTTCTTATCTCAAAGATATTTTTTATGTGAACACATTTAATGTGGCAGAATATGTAAAGGCAATTGATAGTAACACTTCGCCAATTGCATTATCGGTAAATCTATCAGAGAAATCACAGATGGCAGGGTGGCTTTACTGGCGGATTTATGAAACAAAATTCAGGAAAAGCGATTTCGAACGGCGGTTTAACCGAAGCTTTGATGAAAAGTACGGAACATATATGAAGCTACTGAACAAAGTTGGATTTTTAGATTACAGGAATGACCTGATAGAATTAACTGATAAAGGAACATATTGGATTCATGCTTTTGAGGATTTTTTCTCTATAAGCTACATAAGTAAGCTTTGGGGGACGTCCAAAATAAATCCTTGGCCAGAAAAGGTAATATTATAA
- a CDS encoding YceI family protein, with protein sequence MLAKFLLQASLIAFGASNSPNIHSYSYEILPNSQISISGKSNINTFKCYTANIAQKGDLLSFEPEGINLVSFYNADVDLMVKSLNCGSKLIEKDLSKSLIADKYPFILLNLKEAKLVARYPNKTAKYQASISMTIANTTRDVNVDILIQQIDKNTFRITGNEVISMTDFKIKQPTAMLGMIVVDREITISFNVLAVVHKNALTNYTTPLTGKSTLPQMQKL encoded by the coding sequence ATGCTAGCAAAGTTTTTACTTCAGGCATCTCTTATCGCTTTTGGAGCCTCAAACAGCCCCAACATACACTCCTATTCGTATGAAATACTACCCAATAGCCAAATATCCATTTCCGGAAAAAGCAATATCAACACATTCAAGTGCTACACCGCCAATATTGCACAAAAAGGAGATCTGCTATCCTTCGAACCAGAAGGAATAAACTTGGTTAGCTTTTACAATGCCGATGTTGACCTGATGGTAAAATCGCTCAACTGCGGCAGTAAGCTCATTGAAAAAGATCTTAGCAAATCGCTTATTGCAGACAAATATCCATTCATTCTGCTAAATCTCAAAGAGGCTAAACTCGTTGCACGATATCCAAACAAAACAGCAAAGTATCAAGCCTCCATAAGCATGACGATTGCCAATACCACACGCGATGTGAATGTGGACATTCTTATTCAGCAAATAGACAAAAACACCTTTAGAATTACAGGCAACGAAGTTATTAGCATGACCGATTTTAAAATAAAGCAACCAACCGCAATGCTTGGGATGATCGTTGTAGACCGCGAAATCACTATTAGCTTCAATGTTCTTGCAGTTGTTCACAAAAACGCCCTCACAAACTATACAACACCATTAACAGGGAAATCTACTTTACCACAGATGCAAAAACTCTAA